The sequence AAAATTACTTTTCCCTGAACATCACTTATCACACGCAGCGAGCGCCTTTTACCCTTCACCATTTGAAGAAGCCGCCATCCTGACCATCGATGGAGTGGGCGAGTGGGCAACAGCCTCTATCTGCAAAGGCTCAGGCAAGGAACTTTCCATTCTAAAAGAATTACGCTTTCCGCATTCATTAGGGCTTCTATACTCAGCTTTCACGTATTTCCTGGGCTTTAAAGTCAATTCAGGCGAATATAAACTGATGGGCCTGGCCCCCTACGGTAACCCAGCCTCAGCCGATGTTGAGCGGTATGTCGATATCATAAAAAATGAACTGGTATCCATCAAGGAGGATGGTTCGATCTGGCTCAATCAGGACTATTTCAACTATGCAACCGGATTACGAATGGTCCACGAAGCCAAGTGGGAAGCTTTATTCGGATTTCCGCAACGCCGTCCTGAAGATGAATTACAGGAGCAACATTGTAATCTCGGTCTGGCCATTCAGCGCGTTACGGAAGACATCGTCATTCGGATGGCGCAGGAAGCGAAACGCCTTAGCGGGTCACGTTACTTATGTTTAGCGGGTGGGGTAGCACTCAATTGCGTCGCTAATGGTAAACTACAGGAGTCGGGCGTATTCGACGACATCTTCATCCAGCCCGCAGCGGGCGATGCAGGCGGAGCACTGGGAGCAGCCCTGGCCGCTTACTATATTTATTTTAAGCAGGAACGAAAACTTAGTGGTCGTCAGGACGAAATGACCGGGTCCTATCTCGGCCCTGACTTTTCAGATCAGGACGTTGAACTCGTTGTTCGGCGCTATAAAGGCGTTTATACCTATTTCAACGATATTCATGAATTATGCACCGAAACGGCCCGGCTTCTGGCGGAAGGCAATGTTGTTGGCTGGGTGCAGGGTCGGATGGAGTTTGGCCCCCGGGCTTTAGGTGGGAGAAGTATTCTGGGTGACCCCCGCAACGCGGAAATGCAGAAAAAACTGAACCTGAAAATCAAATATCGGGAGTCATTTCGACCATTTGCGCCGTCGGTACTGGCCGAAGACTGCGATCAGTACTTTAACTATCGCGGCATTTCACCGTATATGCTATTAGTACATCCGGTTGCCACCAGCCGTCATAAAGATCTTCCAGCCGATTATCATCAACTACCCCTTCGCGACAAGCTATACTACCTACGCTCCGATCTTCCTTCGATTACTCACATCGATTTTTCGGCCCGGATTCAAACGGTTCACAAGGAAACGAATCCTAGGTATTATGAGCTTATCCAATCCTTTAAAAAGCTGACTGGCTATGGCGTCATTGTCAACACCAGTTTCAATGTTCGGGGCGAACCCATTGTCTGTACTCCGGAAGATGCTTATCGCTGCTTTATGCGCACTGAAATGGATTACCTGGTTGTAGGCAATTACCTGTTTGCAAAAACAGCTCAACCTGACTGGCAGGAAAAGGACAATTGGAAAGAAGAGTTTGTTCTGGATTAATTCCGTTCACACAATCGAATTAACTCGTACTAAAAAAATATTGCATTATTTAATTTTTGTTTTCTATTTAAACCACACGTTGTAAACGCTTACTCAAATTATGGACTTTGTTAAAGACATGTTCCTCTTTCTGAAGGAACGCCAGAAGTGGTGGTTAGCACCCATGATTATCATTCTGCTGCTGTTAGGAATTATTCTGGTTGTAGGGGGCGGATCTGCAATTGCACCATTCATTTACACCCTATTTTGATGTTTTTCACCTTGTCGGTCTGGCTTGATTATTCCAGACCGACATGTGTTTGATTAAACGCTTCCCTAACTATGCAAAAACGCATTTCGGATCTCGACATGTACAAGGCCAATCTGGCCATTTCAACCGGTTTTTTAGCACTCTATTTCTTTTTCGGACATAAGGCATGGCTTTTATACATCTCGTTAAGCGTAGGTGCACTAACCCTGCTCATACCCGCATTGGCTCGCTGGATCAGCTTCGGCTGGTTTAAGCTAGCCGAAGGTTTAGGATATGTTAATTCACGGATTCTATTGAGTATTGTTTTTTTTATCTTCCTGCTACCCATAGCTCTTCTCTATCGGTTAGCCAATCGAAATCCTTTGTCCTTGCGCAATGGTCGCCAAACGGGTTCTCTTTTTGTTGAGCGAAACCACACGTATGCACCAAAGGATATGGACAACATCTGGTAGCTAATTTATAGACCAGTTATTCTTTTCCTTACTACCAGGGCTTTGGCTTAGAGTCGTGCAACCGTACAACTCTAAGCCAAAGCCCTAACTGCGTTTAACTTGCACAGGTTAAACCAAAAAAATAACACTATATATTCTCTTTTCAAGAAGAACTATAATCAAATTTACAATTAGCCCCGTTTACTATTAAATTCTGATAATCCTGATTTTTACCAAATTTTTTTAGTAGTATATTGCGTGACTTTGTCGCAAACGCCCGTCAACTCGGCCATCAACTTCGAATAAAAATACCGGCCGGTACGTTAAATAATTTAGAATTTCCCAATAAAAGTTGCTTTTTTTTACGATTCTGATATTCAGGACGCTAAAAACGGCAGCATAACCCAACGCTGTTACGACCATGTCTGATCAGGTTGACCAATTCGCGGACTGTCAGGATCAAGCCTTACAGAACCCCACCAATCAGGGACTATCCAGTCCAGGACTCTATCGTTCTGAGTTCGAACACGACAATTGCGGTATCGGCTTTGTGGCCCATATTAAAGGTCGAAAATCACACCAAATCGTATCAGATGCCCTTCAGATGCTCCGCCGAATGGAGCACCGGGGAGCGGTCGGTGCAGAACCTAATTCTGGCGATGGTGCAGGTTTATTGATTCAGATTCCGCACGAGTTTTTTCTGGATGAAACCCGTAAACTAGGCGTTCACCTGCCTCCAGCGTTCGAATATGGCGTTGGCATGGTTTATTTTCCGAAAGATGTCTGGCTTCGCGAAGAGTGCCGGGCCATTCTAAACCGGAACATGAAAAAGCTCGGGCTGGAATTACTATGCTATCGTGTAGTACCAGTCAATAACAGCGATTTAGGAAATGGCTCGCGTTCTGCCGAACCACAAATGGAACAGGTGTTTATTAAACGCCCAACCGATATTACAAACGCCGACGATTTTGAGCGTAAACTCTACATTTTGCGTAATTACAGTACCCGTATTATCAACGAGACTGTTGCCGGAGTTGATCATTTCTACTTCTCGTCGTTGTCCTGCCGTACGATTACGTATAAGGGTCAGCTAACAACGCTACAACTTGAACCTTACTTCCCTGATCTTCAAAAGGAAGAAGTAGTTTCGGCGCTGGGTGTTGTGCATTCACGGTTCTCTACCAATACGTTCCCTTCCTGGAAACTGGCCCAACCGTTCCGGTATATCGCTCACAATGGCGAAATCAATACAGTACGCGGTAACGTTAACTGGATGAAAGCCGCTGAGGGTCTGCTTGTGACATCGAAGTTCACAAAGGATGAGATGGATATGCTGTTACCCATCTGCGATCCCAAGCAATCAGACTCGGCCAACCTCGACAATGCCATCGAATTACTCGTGA comes from Spirosoma aureum and encodes:
- a CDS encoding DUF5989 family protein, with protein sequence MDFVKDMFLFLKERQKWWLAPMIIILLLLGIILVVGGGSAIAPFIYTLF
- a CDS encoding carbamoyltransferase family protein; this encodes MKILGISAFYHDSAAALVVDGQIIAAAQEERFTRRKHDPAFPAQAVQYCLNYNGLDLKDLDAVVFYDKPLLKFERLLETYYAFAPQGVRSFITSIPVWIKEKMFLKRLLREELEKIYGDEAAGIKLLFPEHHLSHAASAFYPSPFEEAAILTIDGVGEWATASICKGSGKELSILKELRFPHSLGLLYSAFTYFLGFKVNSGEYKLMGLAPYGNPASADVERYVDIIKNELVSIKEDGSIWLNQDYFNYATGLRMVHEAKWEALFGFPQRRPEDELQEQHCNLGLAIQRVTEDIVIRMAQEAKRLSGSRYLCLAGGVALNCVANGKLQESGVFDDIFIQPAAGDAGGALGAALAAYYIYFKQERKLSGRQDEMTGSYLGPDFSDQDVELVVRRYKGVYTYFNDIHELCTETARLLAEGNVVGWVQGRMEFGPRALGGRSILGDPRNAEMQKKLNLKIKYRESFRPFAPSVLAEDCDQYFNYRGISPYMLLVHPVATSRHKDLPADYHQLPLRDKLYYLRSDLPSITHIDFSARIQTVHKETNPRYYELIQSFKKLTGYGVIVNTSFNVRGEPIVCTPEDAYRCFMRTEMDYLVVGNYLFAKTAQPDWQEKDNWKEEFVLD
- a CDS encoding SxtJ family membrane protein — translated: MQKRISDLDMYKANLAISTGFLALYFFFGHKAWLLYISLSVGALTLLIPALARWISFGWFKLAEGLGYVNSRILLSIVFFIFLLPIALLYRLANRNPLSLRNGRQTGSLFVERNHTYAPKDMDNIW